Part of the Clarias gariepinus isolate MV-2021 ecotype Netherlands chromosome 25, CGAR_prim_01v2, whole genome shotgun sequence genome is shown below.
CCATCCTGTTATGACCATGGGATAACACGCCATGTCATAAAGCTATAGTCATCTTAAGctggtttcttaaacatgacaatgagttcacagcactccacagtcaccagatctcaatccaataaagcacacctttgggatgtggagGAATGCGAGAATCGCATCATGGACATTCGgcagcatgttcgtaagtcggatttgttctcaagtccaacaaagtgagtcttaatTAGGATTAAAAGGAgttaaattaggattattcaccatccagacagctttacagggcagcaattttctatcatcgtacttccggactgattcattgaaaccggtaaggctgactcatttctcctgcacccccacacacacatacaattacCGGACTTTTATATATTCACTTTCACACTgaaaatatagtatataattgtaagtattggtatctggtgcactgcagtgtctatttttgtacaatacacattaGCTACATCTGTGATTTGTTCTACGCatctacaaatgtttgtagaaatGCAGTTCTCTCACatctgcggaaattcgtaactcgaaaatgttcataagtcagagactatacatacatacatacatacacatgtatattatacatatacatatatatatttatatatacatacaagaTACGGCACAAATCTATTAATGTCTAAAGATAATCAGAATGAGAGAAGGGAGGTGTTTAAGTAATTAAGATTCATATACTGACGCTGCAGTGTGTTTGGGTTGATGAGGTGCACGGTACTGGTCACTTGAATGCACACGCACACCTGGCCCAGGTTTCCCAAGCTCTGAGCCAGACGTGGAGACAGACACACCACGTTGTCCTGAGAgattgagagaaagagagaacacaCAGATTCACAAATACATTCATTCTAATAACTTacctaaacaataaaatatttaggtgAATTTAATTCTTTGTATCCAAGATGAAAATAAATCAGAGTAATAAGACACACAGCTACAAATCACAAGCATGAGCGTCCAAGTGACATTAAGGATGGATGCGAGTGCTATAATTTCAGCCATAACGTGATGAAACCCTGGTTCACATTGgcttgccccccccccctctcttttCATTCCCGAGATAAGGTTGTGGTAATGAGAGTATTACCTTACAGATGGGCACGATCTCTACAGAGAAGGTGCTTTTATAGTTGTAGGTATTCGAGTGGACATCGTGAGAGATGAGACGCTGCGAGGACTTGGATCTTTGAAACAAAGGTGAAAAGTGATTTAGTGAtataattaaaagttttaaagtgtGTTTCGTGTGTATACGCATGACATCCGGAGTAAAGTTCCACTGAGCCAGAGGAACCACCAGTCAAAATTTCGTACCTGCATGGAACTGTGCACTGTAGGAAATCCACCATCTTCTGAGCATGCTGCTTGGAGCTGTAGTAAAAATCAAGGCCCTCTACGAATATAAGaatcaaaaaaaatattgcaaaggAATGTTttcaacaacagaaaaaaaaaacctagataTAAATCACCACAGAATGTCCAGCagtaaaagcacacacacagcattctCCAGTAAACCAGGCCAGATGGAGAAGTATCCAATATGGCCACCACATGTCGAGCCGAATCCATTTTTCGCAGGCTTGACCCGAGCTGTGGCGTCAGGCTCTCGATTAGTAACACTGATGAGATTTCAGAGCTCTCTCCAACATGTTAAAAATGCCATCCGGTCCAAGAGGCTGACTTTTAATCGCAGCCTGGTAAGATAGAGTTTCAGGCAGAACCATGTCCTGTACAGGAAGCTATGAAAAGTGTCCTGGGAGAAGAAAGATGAGGAAGAAGAGTGACATACCGTGGATTTCCTTGATGCGAAGTGTGTTCTGGTGCACCCTGTGCTTCAGAATCAGCTGTTCCAGGTAGTAAAAGGTCTTCTTGTGGACAGTCTACaattataaatgaatgaacaaaagaaatatgtttcaaaatgtctaaaaagacaaaaaagccAATATACAATGGTTAAACTTCCAAGGGAAATTTAAACcagatttataaaaataatgtgtgtgtctgtacattaaagatatgaataatattgaatttttgtttgtctgtttgtttgcgcacgcatcacataaaaactactgaacaaattttaatggggtttttacaggcgtatttggccgagcttgaggtaacgtATAGGCTTTGTTTCCTCGTAATCGGCCGACAAGAAGAGAAGACACGCTAAATAGAAAATGCCCTTATATCATAagggcttttaaaaaaaaaaaaaaatcattagttcatctcaaaattcaatagattttctcttattttcttaaaaaatctttttatacgCCCTCAtaagtgtgcaattgaaatctactgagtaaacacaatctcacaccttcattccacACACTTCGCggtaacaaaaaaacattttgtttattccACAATTCAACAGATGCCGCTGTACGGTTGTTTAAAACGTGCagatgagtgtgcaattaaatttcaGGTAAACAAAATCGCAGGCACATTTAGTGTATAATAAAATCAGAGTTATATCAATGTTTAATCTGGCAATAATAAATTAAGCATATATTTATAAACTAAAATGCTTacatttattacagcaaaaataCAATTACCGGTAATCattcttgtacagtataatgttacATATTGCATACTTGttgatattacattttataacttAATATCCATATTTGCATACAAATCAACATTGAAACATTTCTAGAAAATCAGTTTTTTAATATGATCTATTAACAATAGATTTACATTTGGctccattttattttactatttgcaTCCAATAGAACACAGTACATGTGTTAGGCTAAGACATGTtgttaataaaaacagaaaacaacatGATGCAACACAAAACCTGATGTCATAATATTTACCCTGAGCGGACCATCACCCTAAAACTCTTCACAGATAACACGGATCAGGAACGAGTGTGTCATGTGTTAACTCTGGCCTCCAGCTATTAAAGTTTACTGACAGACTGCTGATTGGGGAGAAAAAAGCCTTTACTCAATTTTTCACTATTCCCAGTCATTTCACTCTCAAAATGacaaataatggaaaaaaaaaaaaactataggaGAAGCCATTTGGATGAACACAGATTTTACTGACATGTGCTTTGTGCAGCCGGGGTTTTTGTAAGAGGATGCATCTTGCTTTATTAATGAGAAATGTGCAAGTAAGAAAAGTTGGTAAAGATTTTCCATTTTCAGTCTGTAGTATCATATTTGAGAAGCGCTCAAATGCGCAGAtgtataaaaagttttattaagaattattgctcaatctgatcaaaatgaacttttaatatgaataaaatgggTGGGTGTAAAGCTTTGGTTTCAATAGGTGAAAATTATCCATTAGTATTAGCCACAGTTGATTCTATTGGttcattccttttaaaaaaaaaatattctcgcCGTTCATTGGGCGGTAACATTAGGTAACGTGACTAGTTTCCAGGAAGTCAACGTTGTTCCCGTTCTCGTTTGTTAAACTCCATGAGAACAACTTTCTCCCGCCAGTCTTTACTTCAGACAATGGATCTACTGAATTCTTATAACCAACCATAACGCAGAACGTAGGATTTGTGGAAAGCCTCGCCTAACCTCAAAGTTGGAGGTAATAACACTTCTCTGTTTCCTTTAATTTTTCTTTGGCagattaaacagcaaaaacaatcACTTTTACATTCTGATTAAAAGCTCTGTGTATAGAAACGCACATCGTATCGGATCAGTGTTCATGTAAACAGTTCAACTGAAATCTCGACTTTTCTCGATCTATCCAACTTCACACCCTTtttctgatcattaaaaaaGTCAAACCAAATCAAACTAGAGTTTACCTTCTGTCTAACTTGCACGACGGCTTTCCAGTAATCCTTGGCTTCCACTCGATGACAGTCGTCACACATCTGTGACTGAACGATGAAATCCACCACGAACACCTGCTGCAGCACCGCACCGTTCATTACCTGCACACAGAGATCAGATCGTGACCGGACCGGACAAGGTTTGCAGAAGTGTTTTTTCTGAAGCAATTCGCCGCGTCACTTCACCTCTTTCTGAATGGTGAGCTTTAACTTGATCCTTTTAGAATGCGGctccgtccacacgaagcccGCGTCGATAAGCCGCACCTGACCGAGACAGGGAACAGCAGGAAGTGAACGGAACATGCGTATATTAAAAAAACCTTTGAAGAAATCTTagttatgttttattaaagaaGCATTTAAAATGACTCAGAAAAACAAACCCTTACCTTTGACATCgtgctttttattttcttaaggcAGAGAGCGAGCAGCTCGCGCGACTCTAGAGCACACTGAATCCATGTGCCCGGAGGCTGTAGGTACCTATTGGAACATGGGAATGAAAACTGTAAGTCACCTAAAAGAACTGATTCGATTATAACCTCTGAAAATACTCCAGGCTAAAATGGCTGAGGTCTAAGCAGCTATTAAATGTCAGGGTTTCAATAACAGACCTCCATCATAAATGGTTGTATACTCTAAAACCCCCGTCCTTAACTCTAAATGGCTAAATTTAATCAGATAAGATACTAAACATGTACGTCTCTTTTCCTAGGGAAcgaataaataaactttaggtTAAGTTTTGCGTTTCTTTCGTTTGCCTGGACAtgcattttaagttttttatttaaacatatttgcaTTGTGgtagtaaaatgttgcagttcctctagaatcgagcaaagatttttaatacatttcgacttagaaaaagaacaagtcttggtttacgagttccaagtatcatgtatcacgttttgacgccaagcgtcatgtgatcacaactgaacagttttttctctctcttgcgctgcgtaATTGTGGGTATTCGTCTCCTTTGCTGGGTCTAAGTGCACgtttttactggtataatcaacatccgtgcaatcgtgtactgtttactataacacggtgaccgtgtgtgtaaaacatcttttattttgtgtctgtatgagtGCGTGTCAgcacgcgtgtaaagcaaaagcaagccTCATttgagaggttaaagatccatttcctATCTCCATATCAGCCTGTGTCTGTGTGctcgcgcgtcattggacaccgtgaaTTGACAAATTTTTTGgcccactttattttttttatttttattttttatttgtaacaaaatctgaaaaaaaaaagttacatcaaatcaggatatttattcACAAACTTGAATCGGCACCTTGGTATCGTGATATCAAATCAGGTGTTTCCCAtctgtaggtgcatgttattcacaagttctgacgcgtgtcttttgttacacagtttcactgacgacttcagacgtttcgttgatttctttgtctcttgtttattttcaacatcaaaaacaagggttgttacagtttcttgcataaatccactgtagtcacgacaagtcgcttgctgtgttctgtagcttcgatagattacagttacaacaacttattttactgtattccttttagcttactgtctcacggtcaaaagcttgtgtgttccacacctttctgtatccttccgtgtcttaacaacaactaacaactaacttGCGTGATAGACataaaactgcataactgtgggatgatgtcacagaacaactcatgaaatgatgtcacaatacaaattataagtatgatacttaatgcttaatgcttaactaataaactgaagtaagataaacataacaaatcacaagaatgaaatatggcccttacaccaTCCATAATTAACAGAGCTGCTGGGTAAGCATAATCACCAATGCAATGAATTCAGATTGACTAATTCAACTTTAACTGAACTGAATACTGAAATGTCAGGAAGAAGGGACGTCAGTACCGTTCACACTGCTTGCAGAAATGGACGGAGACCTGCTTCGGGATTCCATCGGAAATGTCCACCTGTTGCCGCAGGCAGGCCACGCACATGTTGGCTGGGTTCGGGGGAATCGGGATACCACATAAGCAACAAAGACTGCGGAAGGAGAAAATCAGTACATTACCCAAAATAGCCGAGATGAGACAGAATCTGGTCATTTAGCTTAATTGCTTGCTTTCATTTCAATAATACAGAACAACAATATTCAATGTGTATATCGAACAGAGATAGGGGATAAAAAACTATTCAGTtatgtattgtgattttttgtatgttcatgtatcgccacactgactccacaATCAGATCAGATCACAGAGTTCATGCTGCTACATTCAGTAACTCTATAATACTATAAGACATAAAGCTGATATCACAAACATAAAATGCAACCCATCTACTACTTATGAAACACATGTTAGAATATTCAGTGACATGCTGATATATAATATTACAAATCACAATATCGCAATACTCACATGTTGCCCTGGCTGCTCGATGCTGGATCTTGCATGTACTCCATAGCTGTAACAAAGAGCAGAGGTTTTTTAGTTGAGGTACATCAACTGCCAAATAATGGTTAGCAACTCATAATAATGAAAGTTTAATTAAAGCTATTAACACTGAAACAACACTATGGAAAATCAAGCAGCCAGAACGCAGGAGAAATTTTAGAGacctttttattccttttaaccaaatgtttttatttccattGGACTGACAATCTTAAAGATGAGGATTACTGTACTTGCAGTCAATAACTGTCTAAAGTCTGGAAGCTATTGACATTTCCTTCTTTGGGATATTTCGCTGGGCTGCAGCCATCTTCAGTTAATGTTCGCTCAGTTGGGTTGAAGTCAGGTGACTGACTTGGCCATTTAGGAGCATTCCATTAGTTTCCTATAAGAAGTTTTTGCTGTACATCTTTggtcattataatatttattattttacatatttcacattattcCAGTAACTGGAATTGGCTGTTTTTCAACTTGATCTGCAATAACTGACAATCTCAGGTACAACAAATTCTGTACCAAACAGTGAACAGGAATGCAATTTTAtggcattacattatcaaaagcttgtgttcaaAAGCCTGGGACCTGCCCTTATTCTCCAAACTCTGCAGGGAATTTAGtcttaaaacacatttattacacaTGCTTACACCAGTGTCGAAACACTACAAGTGCAAATTaatctaaaaatttttttttttaatcacatgtgATAGAAGCCACCTGTGCCTGCTTTAGAagctttgtgcacacacacatgcctgaAGTTGAGACTTGaggcatttgaggtggtaaagaAGTAAAgatctttttctctctgctcagggcttagcctgctctttgtgtctgtgtgcgtgcgcttcattggacaccgtgccacccacccacacacccctcctactttcgccctcacagacacacacactctttctctctgctctacacagaaacactgctctgtcgcaattctttttaaaggtaaagtgcaggttaatttgttttattactcTACAGCAgcgattccgttagtgtgtcgctcaatcaagtgtcagatttcttgtttatttttccaataaaacaatgtttccgttgtgtgcgcgcgtgtggaaaaagagtggaggaaaggTGGCTATGTAGGACGAGATGGGGAGCTTACTTAATATTctgtgttcattatttttatgtatctatttttttgggctgtggaacaaataatttgagtttccattattccttatgggcaaattaaatttggtttacaagtgttttggaatgcgagcccgcttccggaacaaattatgctcgtaatcctaGGTtcaactgtatatataaatatttagatttgATATTACATTTGCCCCAATTTTGTTCCAATTTTTAACCTTTACAAAAAAGCTTAATTAGTTAAATGTAGTCCATTccttataatacattataacaCAAGTTTTCTCAAATATTAACTGATCATTACTTATAAAGAAACTTAGCAAATAACTCACTCCTTTCACACaggatgaaaatgtgtgaatagtttagagtgtaccACTTGtagaattattaataaatggtGACATTTTCACTCCAAAGTCTAAAAATTCAACAGTGTGAGACTGTGTTTTGGGActggtgtaagcgtgtgtaatgagtgggtttaagACTAATTCATTCACAGACTTTGGAGAAAAAAGGCGGTTCTGAGAGTTTTAATGCATGCAGTTCTTATTAATGTAACACAATTGAATTGAAGTCAGTGTGGTGACACATGAATCGCAGCACAAACTTATAACTGAATCTGATTTCCCCTATCTCTACATGATGGTGAGGCtccagtttgctagggagcataaagattgcaCTTTGGTCTAATATTTAAAGGTCagatggtctgatgagtccagattgatcctAATCCTGGGTGATGGACGCGTCAGGGTGAAAAGGGAAGCACATAAAGCGGTCATCACCACatcttatttacttacttacatCTTTAATAGTGCTTCTGGTAGCATGTGGAAGTATTTATACACTAAACACCACATTATATAATCCAATATAAAGGGTGGAGCAAAATATTTGCTTCTGTTGCTGAAATATTTAAGtgtatggattaaaaaaaaaaacacgtttgtACTCATAATTGTACTAAACTGTAACTTTATATTCCGTTACCGGTCACATCTCCGAGCTAACTGCTAACTGTAACAAGCTAGCTTTAGTTAGCTAAAGTCACTAATTAAGTCACTATCATTTCTACAAACCTGGCACGCGAGCGCACGCGAGCACACGCGAGAACactaacaaaataaatgtgtttttttattattattattattcctaccTAACGATGATGTTTTATCCAGACACACACTTCAGCTCAGACCCCCGATGGTACTGCACATGTTTCTCCAAGAAGCGTGTCCAGGATCTTTTTTCCTACCCGTTTTGTAAAAATTCTCCTTCGTCAATCATTCTGATTGGCCGCGCCTGATAAACATCCGGTTTTAAGATTCGGTTCAGGTTTTATTGTCCAATCGGATGACTGGTTCTGACCCTGGTGGTGGGATTTGTCTAAATACGGGTAGGAGTTGGTGACGTTGACGTATAACGTCATTCCATGAGCTAGAGAGTAGACCAAATCGCgcctgatttatttaatttttttaaatgtatgttttcTCCTAATTTACTGTTTTCCCTTAGGTTTAGGCGGATTTATAAAGCTTGTCAGAAGTAGATATTTTCTAGAGGAGATAGGATTTACGTTCACTGCAATTAAGCTATGGCTATTGTAGCTATTTTAATGGCTATTTTAGCTTCAGCAGGAAGTCTGGTGTTATATGACGTTGTCATATACTACTGTAATAGATGTAATTAAGCTGTAACCTGAAAAGTTCTGCACGCAACCacattatctttaaaaaaaattcttgtaaTCAATCATAACAAAGACAGTGGGATTTGTCTGGGGAAAAAACACTAGTGAAACCTCTGATTGCGAGTAACAATCAAGGTTTGTAAGAGTTCCGCAAaatactataacactgtgaccacgtgtgcgtgtaaaacgtattttattttgtgttttaagcGCGTGTgaactgtttcttataacacacgtgtacgcgcatgtaaagcaaaagaaagtctcattagagaggttaaagatccgttttctccctctctgtttcagcctctacatatgtgtgcgcgcacgtaatttgacactgtgccatacacacacacactctcattagcgatgttccttgcaaatttttacagacaaaacagtctttctgttaatgtctgtgtatgtgtgtgtgtgtgtttttgtgaaattcaaataagagaggagaaaggtttactgtgtaagatgaaaagGGGGAGACGGGAGGGGCTAAAAGTAAgagtctcctcttactttagcttcacacacatacacaaacacacacatacacagtgcctgtgcgcataaatggaaacacttatctgtctgaatttatttttccctttttttaaagtaaagtgcaggttaatttgtttgtttttttactttatattttgtgttaattatttttatgtatttattgttggggggctgtggaacaaataattatagttttcattatttcttatgggaaaatttgctttgatttatgagtgttttggaatacaagcttGCTTCTggaactaattatgctcgtaatccaaggtttcactgtattttacaTCTTACTGTACCTTACTGTACTTAATGCTTGAACCAGCCCTTTGTTCTCCGATGTTCTTTGAAACTGTTTTCACGAATGCGAAAAGACTTGCACTGCAATAGTGGCAGCACAGCAGCATTGGGGCTCGAACCACGGACCTCCTGATCAGCAGTCCAAtcttatctactgtatactgtatatgatatcaGTGTTTTCAGACAATTGATCTAAAAATCTCAACTGTACTCACAGGCTACAGTGAAAGAGTTTGGGAATTTACAAGAGGTTCTTAAAAAACACCTTCAGGTGGAATACTTAGACTTAGACTAAAATTACGTGCTACAGTCtggaactgatttttttttctttctgatgtCTTCACACAGTCAGTCAGGGACGGTTGTGCCACATGATTACACAATAATACACCTGCTAAATTCAGTCTTCAATTGGACTGATATTTTCATCTCATTCATTCATCAGCAGTGATTGAGAATGTGCATGCAAAATACATTTTGGGCgggcaaaaaaacataaaagatcTTTCTTACCTTTCTTCTTCATGTTAGTGTTTTTGATATGTAAATCAGGACGAATCAATGAAAATGCTAATTACTCTATGGCGACAGACATCTGGCGTCTTCTATTGGCTTTTTTGAGTGAGCGCCTTGATGGAACAGAAtgtcagtggttaagacattggactacgattcagaaggtcccaggttcaaatcccatgccCACCaaattgtccctgttgggcccttgagcaaggcacttaaccctcaatgtatgatgagataaaaatgcaagtcgctctggataagggtgccTGGCaagtgcctaaatgtaaatgtgttccCTGTgatttggtgggttttctctgggtactctggtggTGGAGCTTAGCCTATCATCCAGAGGGTGCAAGTTTGAATCCTATGTAATGCTATAGCCTTTCACAGCTGGAAGGCCCTCTCTTGACTGTCAGTTGAAGCCTTGATGTGGGAGAGCCCTAAAAAAGGGTGGGAAAATTTAGAAAAATCttcccaaaaataataataataaataattattccCAGTAGTGTACTGCAATGAGTTGGCCTGTACCTAAAGTCCCCTGGGACAGGCTTCAGGGCCCCACAACTTCATCATGAATGAATGTTGTcagaaaacaaaatgttattcAAAAATTTCCATGacagtttaacatttttaactaaAATCCATTCCGTTTTAAGAAGGTTCTGCTAAAGTAAAAGCCGTGGAGTTACTTTCCTCTCAAACTGCACTAACATTCATGTACAGCAATGCGTGCTTGTATTTCGAGGGAACGGCTTTTGGTTAAAGCACATGTGTTTGGATCTTCAGAGGTAACATCTCATTTCCAGCCGTCACTGATAACACATTTACTTTTAGCAAGAAGGCTTGCTAAAAGCTGCATGCGTATGCTGTATGATAAGGATTGCGTGATTtcacacacagttttttttaaacagtatataTTCTTCAGTACTATGAAAGACTTCTGAATGATTGATGTGTTGCTCTAAAATAAGTTGCAGCTTATGCAGTGTTAAACCTGCTGTATTAAAAGCAGCACAGGTTCTGGTTGTGTGTTTAATTAGCAGAAATGTCATGCCCTTTCGTGGAACACCTTTCTGACTCTCATTGTCTCAATTACACTGTAAGTTAATGGACCTCAACAAGACTTAACATCTCTGAGGTCGTGTAGCtttgcacttactgtatgtgtggtagatgtacagtacattgtgtaTACTGCCCTATTTTTCCTACacgcagggttttttttaatactccaTAACTTTGGAAACACCATGCAATGCGAAGTATGACATACAGTGTGCACAAGTTGTTACGGTGTTGTGTCCTGCGGGGTAGGCAGCTCTTTGGATATCCTTCACCCCATTACTCTGGAATGCTTTCCATAAATGGCCATTCCAGTTTCTATGGCTTAGGGCCAAATTTTCAAGGGTAAAACATCTTCTAGGCTTggcctttctttttcctttagcTGAAGTGAAATACTTAAGTATACAGTATCAGACAGAACCTGTTTCAATTGTTTTTGTAGTCTTTAATCTTTGGCCAATAAATGCCATAAATAAGGGCGAATCTTTGGTAACTACGTAACAGAAAAGAAACGGATTTATATCTTCTTAATGATCATATCTTAACCCCACTAGACTgtaatttaagataaaaaacttaaatgttgttttattatagacctacgtacagtatatgcaggTAGGTTTCACAGAAAGACATCATTTTCTTTGCTGCAATCCGTAATCACGTTTCCATCAGTTTAATTTTAACTTTGAACCTGTTAAGTACCCAGGTGGAAAATTTTtgacaaatttaaatcaggaccacatttcctttttttcccaagTGCTATTTCTGCTTTGTATTTCACAGTTACTTGTTTCACAGTTACTCCTCCTGAAGCTTGGTTTTCCTGAAAAAGTTTGTTGGGAGAAATCCttgcacttattttttttttctccaattccCTCACAGTTTGTGCTTCTATGACgtcaaaacaatattttatatttattatatacagcatatacaCTCTGTCGCCACAATATTTGTTCCACCTATTATATTGAGGTCACTTTTAGACAT
Proteins encoded:
- the nmd3 gene encoding 60S ribosomal export protein NMD3, with the translated sequence MEYMQDPASSSQGNILCCLCGIPIPPNPANMCVACLRQQVDISDGIPKQVSVHFCKQCERYLQPPGTWIQCALESRELLALCLKKIKSTMSKVRLIDAGFVWTEPHSKRIKLKLTIQKEVMNGAVLQQVFVVDFIVQSQMCDDCHRVEAKDYWKAVVQVRQKTVHKKTFYYLEQLILKHRVHQNTLRIKEIHEGLDFYYSSKQHAQKMVDFLQCTVPCRSKSSQRLISHDVHSNTYNYKSTFSVEIVPICKDNVVCLSPRLAQSLGNLGQVCVCIQVTSTVHLINPNTLQLAEIDANTYWRHPFNSLVNPRQLEEFIVMDLDIIREQRLGAGAGLRSNRHTLAEVWVQKTSEMNTSQQYHCRTHLGHLLNIGDLVMGYDFANSNLNDEFLNKMNPHHVPDVVLIKKCYDRTKRIKRRNWKLKELHRDREGMDTDDEREYQDFLEDLEEDESLRKNINIFRDASKVPVESDTDDEGIPRISLAEMMEDLSLNDATGGEGADMMTD